A DNA window from Hordeum vulgare subsp. vulgare chromosome 1H, MorexV3_pseudomolecules_assembly, whole genome shotgun sequence contains the following coding sequences:
- the LOC123436852 gene encoding CSC1-like protein At1g32090 — protein sequence MATLQDLGVSAFINILGAFVFLLLFAVLRIQPINDRVYFPKLYIAGKRGAGDHRGARRVINLNLCTYFKFLSWVPGALRMGQTELIHHAGLDSAVYLRIYTLGLKIFLPVMVVALLVLIPVNVSGGTLLNLRKDVMFSDIDKLSISNVSPGSNRFFIHLLMAYVFTFWTCFMLYKEYSNVAFMRLHFLASQKRCADQFTVIVRNIPRVSSHSTSETVDEFFRRNHPDHYLGQQAVYNANRYAKLVKQKERLQNWLDYYQLKFERHPDKRPTGRTGCFGFCGRQVDQIDYYRATISELDKRIASERQRVLNDPKAVMPVSFVTFDSRWGAAVCAQTQQSKNPTQWLTNWAPEPRDVYWQNLAIPFFSLSIRKFLISIAVFALVFFYMIPIAFVQSLANLEGIEKVAPFLRPVIEVKVVKSFLQGFLPGLALKLFLYILPTVLMIMSKVEGYVSLSSLERRTASKYYYFMLVNVFLGSIIAGTAFEQLDSFFHDPPSQIPRTIGVAVPMKATFFMTYIMVDGWAGIANEILRVKPLVIYHLKNMFIVKTERDRERAMDPRSIALGENLPSLQLYFLLGLVYAVVTPILLPFIIVFFAFAYLVYRHQIINVYNQEYESAAAFWPQVHSRIIASLLISHVTLFGLLSTMKAAYSTPLLIFLPMLTLWFHKYCKSRFEPAFRKYPLEEAMEKDVMEHASEPSLNLKTYLANAYLHPIFHMFEQEDQKEAATIEVRIDKSEHQQQQHVRSSHSQYEEETSAQTHYHHEEMTSSQYQYQYQYQHEQTHMRSEQSPPHFVYHHGDEH from the exons ATGGCGACGCTGCAGGACCTCGGGGTGTCGGCCTTCATCAACATCCTGGgggccttcgtcttcctgctgctCTTCGCCGTGCTCCGCATCCAGCCCATCAACGACCGCGTCTACTTCCCCAAGCTCTACATCGCCGGCAAGCGCGGCGCCGGCGACCACCGCGGCGCCCGCAGGGTCATCAACCTCAACCTCTGCACCTACTTCAAGTTCCTCAGCTGGGTCCCCGGCGCGCTCCGCATGGGCCAGACCGAGCTCATACACCACGCCGGCCTCGACTCCGCCGTCTACCTCCGAATCTACACGCTCGG CCTCAAGATATTTTTGCCGGTCATGGTCGTCGCCTTGCTGGTTCTCATTCCAGTCAATGTCTCTGGTGGGACATTACTGAACCTGAGAAAAGATGTCATGTTTAGTGATATTGATAAGCTATCCATATCAAATGTTAGCCCGGGATCCAACAG GTTCTTTATTCATCTTTTAATGGCTTATGTGTTCACATTTTGGACGTGCTTTATGCTCTACAAGGAGTACAGTAATGTGGCATTCATGAGATTACATTTCCTGGCTTCTCAGAAACGTTGTGCTGATCAGTTCACT GTGATTGTTAGAAACATACCTCGTGTTTCAAGCCACTCGACGTCTGAGACAGTCGACGAGTTCTTCCGTAGGAACCATCCAGACCACTATCTTGGTCAGCAG GCTGTTTACAATGCAAACCGGTATGCTAAACTTGTAAAGCAAAAAGAGAGACTTCAAAACTGGCTGGATTACTACCAGCTAAAGTTTGAAAGGCATCCTGATAAAAGACCAACTGGAAGG ACTGGATGCTTTGGTTTCTGTGGTAGACAAGTGGATCAAATCGACTACTATCGGGCTACAATTAGTGAACTTGATAAGAGG ATTGCATCAGAGCGTCAGAGAGTTTTGAATGATCCAAAAGCCGTTATGCCAGTTTCTTTTGTGACATTTGACTCAAGATGGGGTGCTGCTGTATGTGCACAGACACAACAGTCGAAAAATCCCACACAATGGCTGACCAATTGGGCTCCTGAACCACGTGACGTTTATTGGCAAAATCTTGCTATTCCTTTTTTCTCTCTGAGTATACGCAAGTTTCTCATATCAATCGCGGTCTTTGCGTTGGTGTTCTTCTACATGATACCTATTGCATTTGTGCAATCACTTGCCAATCTCGAGGGTATTGAAAAAGTCGCGCCTTTCTTGAGGCCAGTAATAGAAGT AAAAGTGGTGAAGTCCTTCCTACAGGGTTTCCTTCCCGGTCTGGCTTTGAAGCTCTTTCTCTATATCCTCCCTACGGTTCTTATGATCATGTCAAAAGTTGAAGGCTATGTCTCTTTGTCATCCCTGGAAAGAAGAACTGCTTCGAAATATTACTACTTCATGCTGGTGAATGTATTTCTTGGAAGCATAATTGCTGGCACAGCTTTTGAACAGCTAGATTCCTTTTTTCATGATCCTCCTTCACA AATACCAAGGACCATTGGAGTAGCGGTACCAATGAAAGCAACATTCTTCATGACATACATAATGGTCGATGGCTGGGCCGGTATTGCCAACGAGATTCTTCGGGTGAAGCCACTGGTCATATACCATCTGAAGAACATGTTCATCGTGAAAACCGAGAGGGACAGGGAGAGGGCGATGGATCCACGCAGCATTGCGCTCGGAGAAAACCTTCCATCCCTGCAGTTGTATTTCCTCCTTGGGCTCGTGTACGCGGTGGTCACCCCCATTCTCCTTCCTTTCATAATCGTCTTCTTTGCCTTCGCTTACCTTGTCTACAGGCATCAG ATCATAAATGTGTACAATCAGGAGTACGAAAGCGCGGCGGCATTCTGGCCTCAGGTCCACTCGCGCATCATAGCGAGCTTGCTCATCTCTCATGTGACTCTCTTTGGGCTGCTGAGCACGATGAAAGCCGCCTACTCTACTCCGCTGCTCATCTTCCTTCCAATGCTGACATTATGGTTCCACAAGTACTGCAAGAGTCGGTTCGAACCAGCGTTCCGCAAATACCCTCTAGAG GAGGCGATGGAGAAGGACGTGATGGAGCACGCGTCGGAGCCGAGCCTGAACCTCAAGACCTACCTGGCAAATGCTTACCTGCACCCAATCTTCCATATGTTTGAGCAGGAGGATCAGAAAGAGGCGGCCACCATAGAGGTGAGAATCGACAAATCGGAGCATCAGCAGCAACAGCATGTGAGAAGCTCACACTCACAGTATGAGGAGGAGACGAGCGCACAGACGCATTACCACCACGAGGAGATGACCAGcagccagtaccagtaccagtatCAGTACCAGCACGAGCAAACTCACATGAGGAGTGAGCAGTCACCGCCACACTTTGTCTACCACCATGGAGACGAGCATTGA